The Eublepharis macularius isolate TG4126 chromosome 11, MPM_Emac_v1.0, whole genome shotgun sequence genome includes a region encoding these proteins:
- the MRPS12 gene encoding 28S ribosomal protein S12, mitochondrial translates to MAWLSALAAPLRWGSCAAALLRPASLARAGPPGAGMATLNQLHRLGRPKRPPPKPGPLEGRPQLKGVVLKTLIRKPKKPNSANRKCVRVRLSTGREVVCFIPGEGHNLQEHNIVLVEGGRTQDLPGVKLKVVRGKYDCAHVQKKK, encoded by the exons ATGGCCTGGCTGAGCGCGCTGGCGGCCCCGCTGCGTTGGG GCTCCTGCGCGGCGGCCCTCCTGCGGCCTGCGTCCCTCGCCCGGGCGGGGCCCCCCGGCGCCGGCATGGCCACCCTCAACCAGCTGCACCGCCTGGGCCGCCCCAAGCGCCCCCCGCCCAAGCCCGGCCCGCTGGAGGGCCGGCCGCAGCTGAAGGGCGTGGTGCTGAAGACCCTCATCCGCAAGCCCAAGAAGCCCAACTCGGCCAACCGCAAGTGCGTCCGCGTCCGCCTCAGCACCGGCCGGGAGGTGGTCTGCTTCATCCCCGGCGAGGGCCACAACCTGCAGGAGCACAACATCGTCCTGGTGGAGGGCGGCCGCACCCAGGACCTGCCCGGCGTCAAGCTGAAGGTGGTGCGCGGCAAGTACGACTGCGCCCACGTCCAGAAGAAGAAGTAG